In the Breoghania sp. genome, ACGGCGGACGCGTCGGCGCCGCCGCTCAGGTTTTTCTGCAAGGTTTCCAACAACCGGACTGCCTGCTCGATTTCGGCCTCTGAAAGTCCGGCAACCGCTGTCTTGCGGATCTGTCCGACCATGGCGTCGAGCCTGGCGATTGTCGGCGCGGCGGCGGGCGTCGCGGTGATGCGCTTGGCGCGGCGATCCACCGGATCGGTTTCGCGCACGACCAGCCCCGCCTTTTCCAGTTTGTCGAGGAAGCCAACCAGCGTCATGGGCTCGACGCCGAGATATTCGGCGATCACGCTTTGTCGGCGTCCGGGCAGTCGCCGCACGAACGCAAGTGTGCGCGCCTCGCCCAGGGTCAGGCCCAGGCCGGCATCATTCAGCCCTTCCGCAAAGTGCTGGCGGATGAGACGCGCGATGTCGCTGAGCAGGAAGGTTATGGTCCGGTCGGGAGCCTCGGGGATCATATGGCTTTCGTGCAATAGGTCATATGTCGCTCATATAATATGAAGGCCTTATTACCTATCGGTGCGGCACCCTGTGGTCAAGCTGCACACTGATATGCGCGCAGTGCGTTGCACAAACCAGCCAATTGCCTTATATACCCGGCCAATCGCAACAACGGCCCGGGTGGGCCTGCCGCTTTGAGCGTGCAACGAACCGCGGGCCCGATGGGCGCGCGGTGCTTTTTTGGATGGGTACATGAAACTGCGCAATATCGCCATCATCGCGCACGTCGACCATGGCAAGACTACTCTGATCGACGTTCTGCTCAAGCAATCCGGTTCTTTCCGCGAAAACCAGCGGACGGAAGAGCGGATGATGGATTCCAACGACCTGGAGCGTGAGCGCGGCATCACCATCCTTGCGAAGGTGACATCGCTGATGTGGAACGACACCCGCATCAACATCGTCGACACGCCGGGCCACGCCGATTTCGGCGGCGAGGTGGAACGCATCCTGCACATGGTTGACGGCGTGATCATTCTGGTCGACGCATCGGAAGGCCCGATGCCGCAGACCAAGTTCGTTCTCGCCAAGGCTCTGAAGCTGGGCCTGAAGCCGATTGTGGCGATCAACAAGATCGACAAGCCGGACCAGCGCGCAGAAGAGGTGCTGGACGAGATCTTCGACCTGTTCGCCGCGCTGGACGCGAATGAGGAGCAGCTCGACTTCCCGGTTCTTTACGGTTCGGCCAAGCAGGGCTGGATGTCGCTGGAGACGGAGAAGCCGGCCGAGCCCTCCATGGCGCCGCTGTTCGATATGGTGCTGGACCGCGTCGCGCCGCCGGCTGCGGAGGACGGATCGTTCCGCATGCTCGTGACGACCATTCAGCCGAACCAGTTTCTCGGCCGCATCCTGACCGGTCGCGTCGTGTCGGGAACGGCCGTGCCGAACATGGCGATCAAGGCCTTGTCGATGGACGGCAAGACCGTCGAGACCGGGCGCATCTCCAAGGTGCTTTCGTTCCGTGGTCTGGAGCGCGAGGCGGTGGACAAGGCGGAAGCCGGCGACATCATCTCCATCGCCGGCATGCAGACCGCGACGGTTGCGGACACGCTGTGCGCACCCGATGTCACCGAGCCCCTCAAGGCCCAGCCGATCGATCCGCCGACCCTGTCGATGACGTTCCGCGTCAACAATGGTCCTCTTGCGGGCAATGATGGCGACAAGGTGCAAAGCCGCGTCATCCGTGAACGCCTGCTGGCGGAGGCGGAAGGCAACGTCGCACTCAAGATCGAGGATTCCAACGAGGCGGATGCCTTCATCGTGTCGGGGCGTGGTGAGCTTCAGCTCGCCATCCTGATCGAGAATATGCGCCGCGAGGGATTCGAGCTCTGCGTCGGTCGTCCGCGCGTGGTTTACCAGCAAGACGAGGCCGGCAACACGCTGGAGCCGATCGAAGAGGTCATCATCGACGTCGACGAGGAGTTTTCCGGCGCGGTCGTGCAGAAGCTCTCCGAGCGCAAGGCCGATCTCATCGAGATGCGTCCCTCGGGCGGCGATCGCACCCGTCTCGTCTTCCATGCGCCGACGCGCGGCCTTATCGGCTACCAGTCGGAGCTCTTGTCGGACACCCGCGGCACGGCGATCTTCAACCGCCTCTTCCACGGGTACGCGCCTTACAAAGGCGATATTCCGAGCCGCAACACCGGCGTTCTGATTTCCAATTCCAACGGCGAATCGGTCGCGTTCGCGCTGTTCAACCTTGAAGACCGCGGTCCGATGCTGATCGATGCCGGCGTCAAGGTCTATGAAGGCATGATCATCGGTGAACACACCCGCGGTAACGACCTTGAGGTCAATCCGATCAAGGGCAAGCAGCTCACCAACATGCGTGCGTCCGGCAAGGACGAGGCGGTGAAACTGACAACCCCGATCCGGCTTTCGCTGGAAGCGGCGCTGTCCTACATCGCCGATGACGAACTGGTGGAAGTGACGCCGAAGACCATCCGTCTGCGCAAGGCGATCCTCGATCCCAATGACCGCAAGAAGGCCGCGCGCGCGAAGAAGGCTGCGGCCTGATCCAGGCGCCGATCCCGCACTCATGGTTTGCCCACGGTCCGCAATTGACGGGCCGTGGGGGCCATTCCGATTATCCGCCGGCATGGATCCGGCGGTTCGGTTTTGCTCCTCCCCATCTTCCCTCATGCGCAGGCCGGGCCCGTCCCGCAGTCGCGCGAAGCTGATCCTTTTTAGGGCAAGCCGTCTTGTCTGACAGGTCGATTGGGGAAGGTGCCGAGGAGCGTTCGGGAGCCATGACACGAAACAAGGAGGAGGTTCCCCTCCTCCTTGCTGAAATGAATTTTCTTAAAATAACTATTTCAATGGTTTGGCACGGAAATGCCCGTCGGAAACCGCCGGACAGCTCCTCCCGAGAGCCGAAGTCCCGTCTCAGCATTGCTCCGATCCGTCTCCCAATCCGGACGCGGTGTGCTGAGTGCTTTCCAACAGGATGTCAGCATAACATCGTACGTGACGTAACGTCAATCAAGGCGCGCAAAGGCCTGAACCACACGTGATGCGTGTCAGGCCAGGGGGCTTGACCTTCCAGCGACTGGAAGCCCTATCTCGACCGGGAAGCCGCATTGGGCTGAGCAACCGGACCTATCGCGATGAGTACCCACGCCGCAGACAAGCCTTCAGGCGCCGAGCCCGGATCCGTCTCCCGCCCGCAGGACTCCCGCTCCGTGCAACTCGATATCACCGGCATGACCTGCGCGGCCTGCGCGACACGGGTGGAGAAGCTTCTGAGCCGCGTTGCGGGCGTCGATACGGCGAGCGTCAATCTGGCGCTGGAGCGTGCGGATCTGGCCGTCAACGACACTGTGGCGCTGGAGACGCTGGTCGCGGCGGTGGAGAAGGGGGGCTATCACGCCTATCCGCGCGCCGCCAACGCGGAAAAACGCCGTCAGGAGCGCGAAGAGCGTGAAGCGGCGGCGCACAGGGAAGAACGCCGCGCTTTCTCGATATTCCTGCTGTCCCTCATTCTCAGTGCACCGCTGGTCGCTCAGATGATCGCCATGACGGCCGGGCTTCAGTTCCACCTGACGCCGATGGTCGAGCTGCTTCTGGCCACGCCCGTCCAGATCATCGCGGGCATGCGTTTCTATCGTGGAGCGTTCAAGGCGCTCAGGGGCGGCAGTGCAAACATGGATGTGCTGGTGGCCCTCGGCACCTCCGCCGCCTTCTTCTATTCGCTCTATCATGTGATCACGATGGGACCTGCAGCTACCGGGCATCTCTATTTCGAGGCATCCGCCGTCATCCTGACGTTGATTGTTTTCGGCAAGCTGCTGGAAGCCCGCGCGCGGCGGTCCACCACCGCGGCGGTGCGCTCGCTGATGGCCTTGCGACCGGACAGCGCCACCCGGCTGACCGCCACCGGCAGCGAGGTCGTGCCGGTGTCCGCGTTGCGGGTCGGCGATCTGGTTCTGGTCAAACCGGGTGAAAAGGTCCCGGTGGATGGCGTGATCCGCGAGGGGGCGAGCGAGATGGACGAGGCGCTCATCACCGGTGAGAGCCTGCCGGTTCTGCGGTCTGAGGGCGATACCGTCACCGCGGGCACGATCAACGGATCCAGCGCGCTGAGCGTGGAGGCGACGGCTCTTGGCGAGGACACGACCCTTGCGCGGATCATCCGCCTTGTCGAAAACGCCCAGACCGGAAAGGCTCCGGTGCAGCGGCTGGTGGACAGGGTTTCCGCCATCTTCGTGCCGACTGTCGTCGCCATCGCGGCGCTGACCTTTGCAGGCTGGATGGTGTTTGACGGCACTTTCGAACATGCCTTGATAGCAGCCGTCTCGGTGCTGGTGATTGCCTGCCCCTGCGCGCTGGGTCTTGCCACGCCAACGGCGCTGGTGGCGGGAACGGGCGCGGCGGCGCGCTCCGGCATTCTCGTGAAGGACATTCAGGCGCTGGAAGTGGCCGTCCATGTGGATACGGTTGTCTTCGACAAGACCGGGACGCTGACGGAAGGGCGTCCGCAGGTGACCGATATTCTCGCATTTGATGGCAATTCCGATCGGCTGCTTCGCATCGCCGCCTCCGCCCAGACGGCCAGCGAGCACCCGCTTGCCGGAGCCATGGTGCGCGCGGCTCAGGAACGCGGTCTGGAGCTGGCCCGTCCCACGCAGTTCGAAGCGCATACCGGGCGCGGGCTTGTCGCGCACATTGCGGGCCAGAAGGTGATGATCGGCAATGCCGCGCTGCTCGATGAATTCGGGATCGATCATTTTACCGCGGACAACATGCGCCGGGATCTGGAGAACAGGGGTCGCACCAGCGTGATGGTGGCCATTGCCGGACGCACCGTCGGCGTGATCGCCATGGCAGATCAGCCGCGCGCGGGGGCGAAAGAAGCGATTGAACGGCTCAAGGCGATGGGCATCCGCACGCTGATGCTGACCGGCGACAGCCCGGCCGTGGCGCGCACCATTGCCGGCGGCCTGGGGCTCGACGATGTGGAAGCAGGCGTTCCGCCCGATGGCAAGGCGGCGCACATCGAGGCCTTGCGCAAGGCGGGCGGCACGGTGGCCATGGTCGGCGACGGGCTCAATGATGCCCCGGCGCTGGCATCGGCCGATATCGGCATCGCGATGGGGTCGGGCACGGATGTTGCGCTGGAGACGGCGGGCATCACGCTGATGCGGTCCGATCCGCGCATGGTTTCAAGCGCGCTGGAGGTTTCCAAGGCGACCGTCGCCAAGATCCGCCAGAACCTCTTCTGGGCCTTCGTCTACAATGTGGTGGGTATTCCGCTGGCCGCGATCGGACTGTTGTCTCCGGCCATCGCCGGGGCCGCAATGGCGATGAGTTCGGTGTCCGTTGTCACCAACGCGGGCTTGCTTCGGCGTTGGAAGGCGCGGGTTTGAGGCGCGTGCGCCGGGCCTACTGAAGAGATCTCGGCATGTGCTTGTCCGTGAGCACGATTTTCGACGCATTCTTGCCTATGATGAGGTCTTCACCAGAAACGGGAGACGCCATGACCCGCACCTATCCGCTTGACGGCGAAATCCTTGGCCCGGACGATCCCACGACCCTGCGCGGTCGCGAGAGGCTCGACGGCAAGGCGAAGCGGGTGCGCAAATCGTTCTTCAAGACGGTGCGCAAGGCCCTTGGCCAGATCCCGTTCATGGAGGATGTGATCGCGGCCTATTACTGCGCCTTCGATCCGAAGACCCCGGTCAAGGTGCGCGCCACGCTGCTGGGCGCGCTGGCCTATTTCGTTCTGCCGCTCGATGCCGTGCCGGATCTCATCCTCGGCGTCGGCTTTGCGGACGATGCAAGCGTGTTGATGGCTGCCATCGCACTGGTGACCACCTCCATCCGCGAGGAACACCGCGTGGCGGCCCGCAAGGTGCTGGCGGAGTTGAGACGCTAGGCTGCCCGTCTCCTGCGGTCATCCGCAGTCTGTTCGGCCGTCAGTACTCCCCGAGCTTTATTTCTGGCGAATAGTCCACACCGTCGACTTCCTTCGTCACCGCCTGGCCGCAGATCGTCCGGCCCTTGACCGGATCGAAGGTGAGGGTCGGGGAGCCGGAGAGCTCCCAGCCCTTGTTCAGTGCCTGCGTGACCCGGTGACAGAAGGCGGAGTCATCCGGGCCGGTGATGAAGCGGTAGAGTTTCATGATGCGGGTCTGACCTTGTTTCAGCTTGCGCGCGCGGCAATCGCATCGGCGATCGCAACCGTCCGCCGCGCCATGTCCGCATGGAGACGTTCCACCATGCGTCCGTCAAGCTGAATGGTGCCCTTGCCTGCGTTTTCCGGAAGATCGAAGGCCGCGATGATGGCGCGTGCGCGCTCCACCTCTTCCGCTGTGGCGGAGAAGGCTGCGTTGCAGGGCTCGATCTGCTTGGGATGGATCAGCGTCTTGCCGTTCATGCCGAGTTCGACCCCCTGTCGGCATTCCGCGGCAAAGCCCTCCGCATTGCCGAAGTCATTATAGACGCCGTCCAGGATATCGAGGCGGTAGGCGCGGGCTGCCGCGAGGCAGGTCATCAACCAGGGCAGCATGGGCGCCCGGCCTTCAACAAGCCGCGCGCCTGTCTCCTTGGCAAGGTCGTTCGTGCCCATGACGAAGGCCGCAAGGCGCGGGCAGGTATCGGTGAATGCCGCCGCAATTGTCCCGGCATTGAGCATGGCGAGCGGCGTTTCCATCATCGCCCACAGGGCCAGATCCGGCGCAGCGCCCGCCTGTTGCAGCATGCCCTCAATCCCGGCCAGATCCTGAAGGGCGGAGACTTTCGGGATCAGGATCGCGTCTGGGTTCGCCGCCGCCGCCGCCTTCAGGTCGTCTTCGCCCCAGGGGGTTGTCAGTCCGTTGATGCGGATAACGACCTCGCGTGGGCCGTAGCCGCCCTGCCTGACGGCCGCGGCGACCTGGTCGCGGGCCGTCTCCTTTGCATCGGGCGCAACCGCATCCTCAAGATCGAGAATGAGGCAATCGGCTGGAAGTGTCTTCGCCTTTTCGAGGGCGCGGGCGTTGGAGCCCGGCATGTAGAGCACTGAACGGCGCGGTCGGAAAGTCATGTCTGGATCCTTGAGGTCATTCCCCGGAGCGGTTTCTTGGCGATTGCTTCTTGTTGCGATGCCGCAACGGCAAAGTAGCGGGCCCGCGCGCGCCGCGCCAGCCAACTTTTAACAGATATCGCGAGGGAATTGGGGCGCGCGCGCACCTCCGGGCGGGCGCGCGTGCCCGGAGCCGTGGCATGGGCGTCTTCGCCGGTCTGACTTGGCGCAATTATGGCGGGGCCCGGCTGTCCGCCGGGGCTGAGGGATGGCCGGTCCCCGCCGGTACCTTGAACCCTTTCCGACGGAGTCCAAGGCCAGTTCGCTTGAGTTTTCGCTGAGGATCCGTGTGTCGGATCAGCCCTTGGTGTTGATGCCGAGGACCGTGTAGAGCGGGCACCAGCCGACAAGCGCGGTGACAACCGGGACAATCCCGATCCAGCCCACCCACTTCCAGGTGATGTCCGCAGGACCCATCAGCGCAAAAGCCAAAAGCGCGATGCCGACGACGATGCGGGCAATACGTTCCGCAGATCCCATGTTGGTCGAAAATGCAGCCATGAACCTTCCTCCACTTGTGACCTGGCTCATACTGCCAGGCAAATCCCCATCAGAACGCAGGTTCTAATCGGGGAGAGCGTATATGCGCGGGCGTCATGTGACCCGGGCACGCCAAAATGTCGCACTCAGTAGATAGGGCACGAGGGGCGAGTGCGCGCCGCGACGTTTGGACGCATGCGCATAATTGAATTTGTTTTGCGGGCGTCACGAAGGGCGAAAGGCATATCGCCATCCGCGAAACCTGCGGAAAAAATCAGCCGCGTTTGCCGTCAAGCGGCACGATGTTCAATTCATCGAGCGTGTCGGCCACCTTCACCAGCTGGTCGGTTGTGGCCTTGAGGCGCCCGGCCAGTCCATGGTGCATGGCTTGGGCGATATCGGGGTATTCCTGCAGCATCCGCTTGAAGAGCGCGCGGCGGATGCGGATCATCTCCGTGCGTTCAAGGGGGACTGCGGTGTTGGGACGCGTTGTCTCGATGAAAAGCGCCATTTCGCCCAGAAGGGTGCCGGGGCCGACTGTGGCCAGGTCTTCCTTGCCCTTTTCGCCGCCGCGCAGGACCACCTTGCCGCTGACAATCACGTAGCTGGCATCCGACCTTTCGCCTTCGCGAAAGATCACTTCGCCCTCATTGGCGACGACGTTTTCAGCGGAGAAGGCCAGAAGCCGCAATTGCTCGTCGGAAAACTCGCCCAGAAGGGGCACCTGGCGCAGCAGCGGAATATCGCGGGCAAGGCTCATGCAGTGTTTCCGGGCAATCTCAAGTGCGTTGGATGGTG is a window encoding:
- a CDS encoding MarR family transcriptional regulator, with amino-acid sequence MIPEAPDRTITFLLSDIARLIRQHFAEGLNDAGLGLTLGEARTLAFVRRLPGRRQSVIAEYLGVEPMTLVGFLDKLEKAGLVVRETDPVDRRAKRITATPAAAPTIARLDAMVGQIRKTAVAGLSEAEIEQAVRLLETLQKNLSGGADASAVAKESDA
- the typA gene encoding translational GTPase TypA; protein product: MKLRNIAIIAHVDHGKTTLIDVLLKQSGSFRENQRTEERMMDSNDLERERGITILAKVTSLMWNDTRINIVDTPGHADFGGEVERILHMVDGVIILVDASEGPMPQTKFVLAKALKLGLKPIVAINKIDKPDQRAEEVLDEIFDLFAALDANEEQLDFPVLYGSAKQGWMSLETEKPAEPSMAPLFDMVLDRVAPPAAEDGSFRMLVTTIQPNQFLGRILTGRVVSGTAVPNMAIKALSMDGKTVETGRISKVLSFRGLEREAVDKAEAGDIISIAGMQTATVADTLCAPDVTEPLKAQPIDPPTLSMTFRVNNGPLAGNDGDKVQSRVIRERLLAEAEGNVALKIEDSNEADAFIVSGRGELQLAILIENMRREGFELCVGRPRVVYQQDEAGNTLEPIEEVIIDVDEEFSGAVVQKLSERKADLIEMRPSGGDRTRLVFHAPTRGLIGYQSELLSDTRGTAIFNRLFHGYAPYKGDIPSRNTGVLISNSNGESVAFALFNLEDRGPMLIDAGVKVYEGMIIGEHTRGNDLEVNPIKGKQLTNMRASGKDEAVKLTTPIRLSLEAALSYIADDELVEVTPKTIRLRKAILDPNDRKKAARAKKAAA
- a CDS encoding heavy metal translocating P-type ATPase; translation: MSTHAADKPSGAEPGSVSRPQDSRSVQLDITGMTCAACATRVEKLLSRVAGVDTASVNLALERADLAVNDTVALETLVAAVEKGGYHAYPRAANAEKRRQEREEREAAAHREERRAFSIFLLSLILSAPLVAQMIAMTAGLQFHLTPMVELLLATPVQIIAGMRFYRGAFKALRGGSANMDVLVALGTSAAFFYSLYHVITMGPAATGHLYFEASAVILTLIVFGKLLEARARRSTTAAVRSLMALRPDSATRLTATGSEVVPVSALRVGDLVLVKPGEKVPVDGVIREGASEMDEALITGESLPVLRSEGDTVTAGTINGSSALSVEATALGEDTTLARIIRLVENAQTGKAPVQRLVDRVSAIFVPTVVAIAALTFAGWMVFDGTFEHALIAAVSVLVIACPCALGLATPTALVAGTGAAARSGILVKDIQALEVAVHVDTVVFDKTGTLTEGRPQVTDILAFDGNSDRLLRIAASAQTASEHPLAGAMVRAAQERGLELARPTQFEAHTGRGLVAHIAGQKVMIGNAALLDEFGIDHFTADNMRRDLENRGRTSVMVAIAGRTVGVIAMADQPRAGAKEAIERLKAMGIRTLMLTGDSPAVARTIAGGLGLDDVEAGVPPDGKAAHIEALRKAGGTVAMVGDGLNDAPALASADIGIAMGSGTDVALETAGITLMRSDPRMVSSALEVSKATVAKIRQNLFWAFVYNVVGIPLAAIGLLSPAIAGAAMAMSSVSVVTNAGLLRRWKARV
- a CDS encoding YkvA family protein, yielding MTRTYPLDGEILGPDDPTTLRGRERLDGKAKRVRKSFFKTVRKALGQIPFMEDVIAAYYCAFDPKTPVKVRATLLGALAYFVLPLDAVPDLILGVGFADDASVLMAAIALVTTSIREEHRVAARKVLAELRR
- a CDS encoding DUF1737 domain-containing protein encodes the protein MKLYRFITGPDDSAFCHRVTQALNKGWELSGSPTLTFDPVKGRTICGQAVTKEVDGVDYSPEIKLGEY
- a CDS encoding CoA ester lyase; the protein is MTFRPRRSVLYMPGSNARALEKAKTLPADCLILDLEDAVAPDAKETARDQVAAAVRQGGYGPREVVIRINGLTTPWGEDDLKAAAAANPDAILIPKVSALQDLAGIEGMLQQAGAAPDLALWAMMETPLAMLNAGTIAAAFTDTCPRLAAFVMGTNDLAKETGARLVEGRAPMLPWLMTCLAAARAYRLDILDGVYNDFGNAEGFAAECRQGVELGMNGKTLIHPKQIEPCNAAFSATAEEVERARAIIAAFDLPENAGKGTIQLDGRMVERLHADMARRTVAIADAIAARAS
- a CDS encoding DUF2892 domain-containing protein, whose protein sequence is MAAFSTNMGSAERIARIVVGIALLAFALMGPADITWKWVGWIGIVPVVTALVGWCPLYTVLGINTKG
- a CDS encoding cyclic nucleotide-binding domain-containing protein, yielding MSLARDIPLLRQVPLLGEFSDEQLRLLAFSAENVVANEGEVIFREGERSDASYVIVSGKVVLRGGEKGKEDLATVGPGTLLGEMALFIETTRPNTAVPLERTEMIRIRRALFKRMLQEYPDIAQAMHHGLAGRLKATTDQLVKVADTLDELNIVPLDGKRG